From the genome of Candidatus Aminicenantes bacterium, one region includes:
- the nuoE gene encoding NADH-quinone oxidoreductase subunit NuoE — translation MENQLQPQLDEQQCEEFRCILQEKAHRPGVLIALLQEAQDLFGYIPETIIAEIAAATGVPSANIYGVITFYSQFRLQPMGRNVIRICEGTACHVNGAKGILQAIEDELSISVGETTGDGEFTLLSVACLGCCSLSPVIMINSETFGRLTPQKVRDILKKQRQQTA, via the coding sequence ATGGAAAACCAACTTCAGCCTCAGCTGGATGAACAGCAGTGTGAGGAGTTCCGGTGCATTCTTCAAGAGAAGGCACACCGCCCCGGAGTGTTGATCGCCCTGCTGCAAGAGGCCCAGGATCTTTTCGGTTACATCCCTGAAACCATTATCGCTGAGATCGCCGCGGCAACCGGGGTACCCTCGGCCAATATCTATGGTGTGATCACCTTTTATTCTCAATTCCGTCTGCAGCCCATGGGGCGGAACGTGATCCGTATCTGTGAAGGGACCGCATGCCACGTCAACGGCGCCAAGGGAATTCTTCAAGCCATTGAAGACGAGTTGAGCATCAGTGTAGGGGAAACAACCGGGGACGGAGAATTCACGCTTTTGTCCGTGGCTTGCCTGGGGTGTTGTTCCCTTTCACCGGTGATCATGATCAACAGCGAAACCTTTGGCCGCCTGACTCCACAGAAGGTGCGGGATATTCTGAAGAAACAGCGGCAGCAAACGGCCTGA